The following proteins are co-located in the Bradyrhizobium sp. AZCC 2176 genome:
- the hydA gene encoding dihydropyrimidinase, with product MTEPAYDLLIRGGRVATVSDVFEADVAVSGETIAAIGRGLPGARREIDARGKLVLPGGVDSHAHIEQLSAAGIVNADTFESATVSAAFGGTTTVIPFAAQHVGMKLPQVLEEYHALAKKGAVIDYAFHMIVADPTRETLEEDLPALIKQGHGSIKIFMTYDRLKIDDEPLLDILLAARNGGAMLCAHAENHGIISWMVKRLLARGYTGPKYHAISHARVSEAEAFNRLIGMAALIDQPIMIFHVSTAEGAKVIRDARGQGLKVFAETCPQYLFLTADDLDKPGVEGAKWMCSPPPRRAADQEALWQALALGDLQTVSSDHAPYRFDETGKLRAGPNPDFKQVANGLPGLEVRLPLLFDAMVSKDRLGLEKFVELTATAPAKIYNLHPRKGSIAVGADADIAIWDPAREVTLSDAMMHDLAGYTPFAGRKLRGWPVTVLSRGRVIVADGKRSVEPGSGRFLPRAGGEAAKPTGRLMPDMDPEQNFGATLL from the coding sequence ATGACCGAGCCCGCCTACGACCTTCTCATTCGCGGCGGACGTGTCGCGACCGTGAGCGACGTGTTCGAGGCTGATGTCGCCGTTTCCGGTGAGACGATCGCAGCCATCGGCCGCGGGCTGCCGGGCGCGCGGCGGGAGATCGACGCGCGGGGCAAGCTGGTGCTGCCCGGCGGTGTCGACAGCCACGCCCATATCGAGCAGCTATCGGCTGCAGGCATAGTGAACGCCGATACGTTCGAGAGTGCGACCGTCTCGGCAGCCTTCGGCGGCACCACCACCGTGATTCCGTTTGCGGCCCAGCACGTCGGCATGAAACTGCCGCAGGTGCTGGAGGAGTATCATGCGCTCGCGAAAAAGGGCGCCGTGATCGACTATGCCTTTCACATGATTGTAGCCGATCCGACCAGGGAGACACTGGAGGAAGATCTGCCGGCGTTAATCAAGCAGGGTCACGGCTCGATCAAGATCTTCATGACCTATGATCGCCTGAAAATCGACGACGAACCACTGCTCGACATTCTGCTTGCCGCTCGCAATGGCGGCGCGATGCTCTGCGCCCACGCCGAGAACCACGGCATCATATCCTGGATGGTGAAGCGGCTGCTGGCGCGGGGCTATACCGGTCCAAAATATCACGCCATCAGCCATGCCCGCGTCTCGGAGGCCGAAGCCTTCAACCGGTTGATTGGCATGGCGGCGCTGATCGATCAGCCGATCATGATCTTTCACGTATCGACGGCGGAGGGCGCCAAGGTGATCCGCGATGCGCGCGGGCAGGGGCTGAAAGTGTTCGCGGAAACCTGCCCGCAATATCTCTTTCTCACCGCCGACGATCTCGACAAGCCCGGCGTGGAAGGCGCCAAATGGATGTGCAGCCCGCCGCCGCGCCGCGCCGCCGACCAGGAAGCGCTGTGGCAGGCGCTTGCGCTCGGCGATCTCCAGACCGTTTCATCCGATCACGCGCCGTACCGGTTCGACGAAACGGGAAAGCTGCGCGCCGGCCCCAATCCCGATTTCAAGCAAGTGGCGAACGGTCTGCCTGGCCTCGAAGTCCGCTTGCCGCTGCTGTTCGACGCCATGGTTTCGAAGGACCGATTGGGCCTCGAAAAATTCGTCGAACTGACCGCGACCGCACCGGCAAAGATCTACAATCTGCATCCGCGCAAGGGCTCGATCGCGGTTGGCGCCGATGCCGATATCGCGATCTGGGACCCGGCGCGCGAGGTCACGCTGAGCGACGCGATGATGCATGATCTGGCGGGCTATACGCCCTTCGCCGGCCGCAAGCTGCGCGGCTGGCCGGTCACGGTGCTGTCGCGCGGGCGCGTCATCGTGGC